A genomic window from Pseudomonadota bacterium includes:
- a CDS encoding DegT/DnrJ/EryC1/StrS family aminotransferase gives MKVPFLDLKMQYQSLRTEINQALQNVMDNTAFAGGPLVAQFEKEFAAFCGSEHAIGVGSGTDALWLSLIALGVGEGDEVITVPDTFIATAEAISFCGAKPVFVDVDEKTYNMDTSLIEAAITSKTKAIIPVHLFGQTADMDSIMDIAREHGLHVIEDACQAHGALYKGNSAGTMGDAGCFSFYPGKNLGAYGEAGAVVTNNGDMADRIRILRDHGQAKKYYHNFIGWNARMDGFQGAILSVKIKYLNAWNEARRKNALLYNLALEGVDGLILPKEADFAKHVYHIYAIRAKDRDNLIAGLAEKEINCGIHYPIPVHLQTAYDFLGYCKGSLPVAEKCAEEFVSLPMFPELTKDQIEYVANGIRDLL, from the coding sequence GTGAAAGTACCTTTTCTCGATCTTAAAATGCAGTATCAGTCTCTTAGAACAGAAATTAATCAAGCATTACAAAATGTTATGGACAATACAGCCTTTGCCGGCGGACCCTTAGTCGCGCAGTTTGAAAAGGAATTTGCCGCATTCTGTGGATCTGAGCATGCTATCGGAGTGGGTTCCGGAACAGATGCCCTGTGGCTGAGCCTGATTGCTCTTGGTGTTGGTGAAGGAGATGAAGTTATAACGGTGCCTGATACGTTTATTGCGACTGCAGAGGCCATAAGTTTTTGCGGTGCAAAGCCTGTTTTTGTTGATGTTGATGAAAAAACTTACAACATGGACACATCTTTAATTGAGGCCGCAATTACATCAAAGACAAAGGCGATAATACCGGTCCATCTTTTTGGTCAGACGGCCGATATGGATTCAATAATGGATATCGCCAGAGAGCATGGTTTACATGTCATTGAAGATGCATGTCAGGCACACGGGGCTTTATACAAGGGAAACTCAGCCGGTACAATGGGTGACGCGGGCTGTTTTAGTTTCTATCCGGGCAAGAACCTCGGAGCCTATGGTGAAGCAGGTGCTGTGGTAACCAACAACGGTGATATGGCAGACAGAATTCGCATATTGCGGGATCATGGTCAGGCAAAAAAGTACTACCATAATTTTATAGGTTGGAACGCACGTATGGATGGTTTTCAGGGCGCTATTTTAAGTGTTAAAATAAAATATCTTAATGCATGGAATGAAGCGCGTCGCAAAAACGCGCTTTTATACAATTTAGCCCTCGAAGGTGTAGATGGTCTTATTCTGCCTAAAGAGGCTGATTTCGCAAAACACGTATATCATATTTATGCGATACGCGCTAAAGATCGTGACAATCTCATAGCCGGTCTTGCCGAGAAGGAAATTAATTGCGGAATCCACTATCCTATCCCGGTTCATTTGCAGACTGCTTACGATTTTCTGGGTTATTGCAAAGGAAGTTTGCCAGTTGCAGAGAAGTGTGCCGAAGAATTTGTTTCGCTGCCGATGTTCCCGGAATTAACCAAGGATCAGATTGAGTATGTAGCTAATGGAATAAGGGATCTTCTCTAA
- a CDS encoding acyltransferase, whose protein sequence is MSQYLSVSDDVKLGKNIKLSKFINLYGCSIGDNTKIGAFVEVQKNAVIGKNCKISSHTFICEGVTIEDNVFVGHGVAFINDLYPRATNPEGALQTEEDWKVEPTLVKRGASIGSGSTILCNVTIGENAVIGAGSVVTKDVPPDMIVAGNPARILRKIQEVKP, encoded by the coding sequence ATGAGTCAATATTTGTCCGTATCAGATGATGTCAAGCTTGGGAAAAACATAAAACTGTCAAAGTTTATAAACCTGTACGGATGCTCCATCGGCGATAATACCAAGATAGGTGCATTTGTAGAGGTACAGAAAAATGCCGTAATCGGCAAGAACTGCAAAATATCAAGCCACACCTTTATCTGTGAAGGCGTGACCATAGAAGACAATGTTTTTGTCGGACACGGTGTAGCTTTCATAAACGACCTTTACCCGAGAGCAACAAACCCTGAAGGTGCATTGCAGACAGAGGAGGATTGGAAAGTGGAACCAACTTTGGTTAAAAGAGGAGCTTCAATTGGCTCCGGATCAACTATCCTCTGTAATGTAACAATAGGAGAAAATGCAGTTATAGGAGCCGGTAGTGTTGTAACGAAAGATGTACCGCCAGATATGATAGTGGCGGGCAATCCGGCCCGTATACTGAGAAAAATCCAGGAGGTTAAACCGTGA